A single window of Nicotiana sylvestris chromosome 5, ASM39365v2, whole genome shotgun sequence DNA harbors:
- the LOC104249045 gene encoding uncharacterized protein has protein sequence MGTKKMIVMLLLAFYFSCGLYLAKILPSDSKEVVAEQLNNHNVHEKTAIDVNSKYGHTEAHFGGKGGNGGEESRSPSNQGSSNVIPIYAANAHHNHHRGAASCHGNHNEYLAFVAAMFFACIVLKDPVFIE, from the exons ATGGGAACCAAGAAAATGATAGTAATGCTCCTTTTGGCCTTCTACTTTTCATGTGGTTTATATCTGGCCAAGATTTTGCCTTCTG ATAGCAAAGAAGTAGTAGCAGAACAACTTAATAATCATAATGTTCATGAAAAGACAGCAATAGATGTTAACAGCAAATATGGCCATACTGAAGCTCATTTTGGTGGTAAAGGAGGAAATGGAGGGGAAGAATCTCGATCTCCTTCGAATCAGGGATCGTCGAATGTCATACCAATTTACGCTGCAAATGCTCACCACAATCACCATCGCGGTGCTGCAAGCTGCCACGGAAACCACAATGAATATCTAGCCTTCGTCGCTGCAATGTTCTTCGCTTGCATTGTACTTAAAGACCCTGTGTTTATTGAGTAA
- the LOC104249046 gene encoding ribonuclease H2 subunit A: MGSLGQLPIWASKPCIMGIDEAGRGPVLGPMVYGCLYCARSYQKTLSTLQFADSKTLKEEKREELFEELKTNESIGWAVDVIDPRDLSAKMLKKTKINLNEISHNSAIGLVRKALDLGVLLTEVYVDTVGDPEKYRVKLSEIFPAIKFVVAKKADSLYPVVSGASIVAKVTRDRALRDWVLDETAENMQRNFGSGYPGDPETKAWLDHHKHGVFGFPTLVRFSWGTCNSYSKDNVEVLWESDANDEDESNGRASKRQVKLTDIGFTGVKRRSEDIESSGKGRCKFFQARKLELLSQF; the protein is encoded by the exons ATGGGTTCCTTAGGACAGCTTCCGATATGGGCATCGAAACCTTGTATCATGGGTATTGACGAAGCTGGTCGCGGTCCTGTTTTAG GACCCATGGTGTACGGATGCTTGTACTGTGCACGCTCGTACCAGAAGACTCTTTCCACTTTACAATTTGCAG ACTCGAAGACTTTGAAAGAAGAGAAGAGGGAAGAATTATTCGAGGAATTAAAGACAAATGAATCCATCGGATGGGCGGTTGATGTAATAGATCCAAGAGATCTCTCAGCCAAGATGTTAAAGAA AACCAAAATAAATCTTAATGAAATATCACATAATTCTGCAATTGGCCTTGTAAGGAAGGCACTGGACCTTGGCGTTCTTTTAACTGAG GTTTATGTGGATACTGTCGGTGATCCCGAAAAGTATAGAGTGAAGCTCTCTGAAATATTTCCAGCAATCAaatttgttgttgcaaaaaaAGCTGACAGTCTTTACCCCGTCGTAAGTGGAGCCAGTATTGTTGCAAAG GTTACTAGGGACCGAGCCTTGCGGGATTGGGTGCTTGATGAAACTGCTGAGAACATGCAAAGGAACTTTGGATCTGGATATCCTGGAG ATCCTGAGACAAAAGCTTGGCTGGATCATCACAAACATGGAGTTTTTGGGTTCCCAACCTTGGTCCGTTTCAGCTGGGGAACATGTAATTCATACTCCAAGGATAATGTTGAAGTACTATG GGAATCTGATGCCAATGATGAAGATGAATCCAACGGAAGAGCTAGTAAGCGGCAGGTGAAGCTAACTGATATTGGTTTCACAGGTGTAAAGAGGAGAAGTGAAGATATCGAGTCAAGTGGGAAAGGTCGTTGCAAATTCTTCCAAGCTCGTAAGCTTGAACTCCTCTCACAGTTTTGA